A window of Calliopsis andreniformis isolate RMS-2024a chromosome 3, iyCalAndr_principal, whole genome shotgun sequence contains these coding sequences:
- the Pink gene encoding WD40 repeat domain-containing protein pink isoform X1, translating to MPKFPYILSEYEEINSILYKPINSTQRIKYTCFNVSPSYIILGSTSGSIYLFSRTPCSFLQLIPLSEGAVSCVLISPDERIVALTTIRGVVCLVALKPSPKLIAISVEHINEQVNCLCWNDNSSEIYIGDWNGKISVMVLSIFTVNGMFQAPSCTLMTLDAAIVQLSFSSPLLLVSTLTRCYICDTVQEQYKQVGNKARNGVFGACFYKTCLTKNNSALVVQKDERLTNKKGSFNFISTDNSNIQLESVPQIFCARPGSRLWEVSANGVVIKTHQFKEALAIAPVKICQSNIRESIYLKHLEQTWTPQSINFSHLFIIGEKYLFSYTSSGLYVIDPIAATIVLWNNEFSNIIMAESIENKIYLMTSNGEFHCLTLSSLDTLILLLYNGKKYQECLEICLVYKTELKKLIDGTEIDAICNIENKLQQIKDDELFTLLHSLTLHLESNSKVNQKKLHSGIVIVNSGNSGFKSDENFRHKAMSHSPMQCTENSSEIELTLETIPLTQASIDSKNESNETEDANCNISKEIVNFSSEETLEVKEGLDSIKSAMQKIQDDLRGVYSLFENIRLSMHEEELEKVIVDINWRMNVIKDSYETLSDVKSFVYEILRSAELYYFNVLLENTSTDLIQSTDNKRIINQIMVAFISINAQSCRRCTCSRPCLTNELTEPQFLEIGRSLLKKFVNEDKEQCVGLCNGVPYMWRDYLPIYVKQHNILTNDILCQCLQIKDSIILSIILPLLDEKQWNLTAMYIKKIHEGQCLFCGKSIKIGNDEIPIQWTTVINEITRKQGSDTAMEILVNLEKAIPNVPIDKSIFQSLVFTKILHKHGMKHAINFNKNTLKLSEYSTVCSTKVRDQLIEVLEKDLGRSMDKNVFGNGAHHWGMQYQNKFSTCPCCTLFLQTPILLGNNGIAIFGCGHAYHVNCMIEKKITTCSLHSSL from the exons ATGCCGAAATTTCCTTACATCTTGTCAGAGTACGAAGAAATAAATTCTATTCTTTATAAGCCTATCAATTCGACTCAACGAATTAAG TATACATGTTTCAATGTGTCTCCCAGTTATATTATACTGGGTTCAACCAGTGgcagcatttatttgttttcaaGGACACCATGTTCCTTTTTACAACTGATACCTCTATCG GAAGGAGCAGTTTCTTGTGTTCTCATATCACCTGATGAAAGAATAGTTGCTCTAACAACAATACGTGGAGTAGTTTGTTTGGTGGCTTTAAAACCTTCCCCAAAGTTGATAGCTATCTCAGTAGAGCATATAAATGAACAAGTTAATTGCCTTTGTTGGAATGATAATAGTTCTGAAATATATATTGGAGATTGGAATGGTAAAATCTCTGTTATGGTGTTATCTATTTTTACA gtCAATGGTATGTTTCAAGCACCATCGTGTACTTTAATGACTTTAGATGCAGCAATTGTACAACTATCTTTTTCTTCACCTTTATTACTAGTTTCAACCCTAACACGTTGTTATATATGTGATACAGTACAAGAACAATACAAACAAGTAGGAAATAAAGCACGTAATGGGGTATTTGGTGCTTGTTTTTACAAAACATGTCTCACAAAAAATAATAGTGCTTTGGTTGTTCAGAAAGATGAAAGGTTAACCAATAAGAAAGGTtcctttaattttatttctacGGATAACAGTAACATACAGTTAGAAAGTGTACCTCAAATATTTTGTGCTCGACCAGGCTCTAGACTCTGGGAGGTGTCTGCAAATGGAGTTGTGATAAAAACTCATCAATTTAAAGAAGCATTAGCTATTGCACCTGTAAAAATATGTCAGTCGAATATTAGAGAATctatttatttaaaacatttggaACAAACGTGGACTCCGCAATCCATTAACTTTTCTCATTTGTTCATCATTGGAGAAAAGTATTTATTTTCATATACTTCCAGTGGTCTATATGTAATTGATCCTATCGCGGCAACGATAGTGTTATGGAACAATGAATTCTCAAATATAATCATGGCAGAGAGTATagagaataaaatatatttgatgACGTCCAATGGGGAATTTCATTGTTTAACATTGTCCTCTTTGGATACTTTGATATTACTACTGTATAATGGAAAAAAATATCAGGAATGTTTAGAAATATGTCTTGTGTATAAAACAGAGTTAAAAAAGTTAATAGATGGTACAGAGATTGATGCTATatgtaatattgaaaataagTTACAGCAGATTAAAGACGATGAATTGTTCACGTTATTACATTCTTTAACACTTCATCTGGAATCTAATTCGAAAGTAAATCAGAAGAAATTACATTCAGGTATTGTCATTGTTAATTCTGGAAATTCAGGTTTTAAGAGCGACGAGAATTTCAGGCATAAAGCTATGTCTCATTCCCCTATGCAATGCACTGAAAATTCTTCCGAAATCGAATTAACGTTAGAGACAATACCATTGACGCAAGCCTCGATTGATTCTAAAAATGAATCAAATGAAACTGAAGATGCAAATTGTAATATATCGAAAGAAATAGTAAATTTTTCTAGTGAAGAAACTTTAGAAGTTAAAGAAGGATTAGACTCAATTAAAAGTGCGATGCAAAAAATACAAGACGATTTGCGAGGTGTATATTCATTGTTTGAAAATATTAGACTTTCTATGCATGAAGAAGAACTAGAAAAAGTAATAGTAGATATAAATTGGAGGATGAATGTGATCAAAGATTCATATGAAACTTTATCGGATGTAAAAAGCTTTGTTTATGAAATATTGAGAAGTGCAGAGTTATATTATTTTAATGTTCTACTAGAAAACACTTCAACGGATTTAATCCAATCAACTGATAATAAACGTATAATAAATCAAATAATGGTAGCTTTTATTAGTATAAATGCACAAAGCTGCAGAAGGTGTACCTGTAGTAGGCCTTGCCTGACGAATGAATTAACAGAACCACAGTTCCTAGAAATTGGTAGATCTCTTcttaaaaaatttgtaaatgAAGATAAAGAGCAGTGTGTTGGTTTATGTAATGGAGTACCTTACATGTGGCGGGATTATTTGCCGATATATGTGAAGCAGCACAATATACTTACGAATGATATTTTGTGTCAGTGCCTTCAGATTAAAGATAGCATTATTCTCTCCATTATTCTACCTTTATTGGATGAAAAACAGTGGAATCTCACAGCAATGTACATAAAGAAAATTCATGAAGGGCAATGTTTGTTTTGCGGTAAATCTATAAAAATTGGAAACGATGAAATACCAATACAGTGGACTACTGTGATAAATGAAATTACGAGGAAACAAGGATCTGatactgctatggaaatattagTAAATTTAGAAAAAGCTATACCAAATGTTCCCATTGATAAAAG TATATTTCAATCCCTCgtatttacaaaaattttacATAAGCATGGAATGAAACATGCTATTAATTTCAACAAAAATACTCTTAAGTTGTCTGAATACAGTACAGTGTGTTCTACGAAG GTTCGGGATCAACTGATAGAAGTTCTGGAAAAAGATTTAGGTAGATCCATGGACAAAAATGTATTTGGAAACGGAGCACATCACTGGGGAATGCaatatcaaaataaattttctaCTTGTCCATGCTGCACCTTGTTTCTTCAAACACCGATTCTGTTAGGTAACAATGGAATCGCAATCTTTGGTTGCGGTCACGCTTATCACGTAAATTGTATGATAGAAAAAAAAATTACAACTTGCAGTCTTCACTCTTCATTGTAA
- the Pink gene encoding WD40 repeat domain-containing protein pink isoform X2, whose protein sequence is MPKFPYILSEYEEINSILYKPINSTQRIKYTCFNVSPSYIILGSTSGSIYLFSRTPCSFLQLIPLSEGAVSCVLISPDERIVALTTIRGVVCLVALKPSPKLIAISVEHINEQVNCLCWNDNSSEIYIGDWNGKISVMVLSIFTVNGMFQAPSCTLMTLDAAIVQLSFSSPLLLVSTLTRCYICDTVQEQYKQVGNKARNGVFGACFYKTCLTKNNSALVVQKDERLTNKKGSRLWEVSANGVVIKTHQFKEALAIAPVKICQSNIRESIYLKHLEQTWTPQSINFSHLFIIGEKYLFSYTSSGLYVIDPIAATIVLWNNEFSNIIMAESIENKIYLMTSNGEFHCLTLSSLDTLILLLYNGKKYQECLEICLVYKTELKKLIDGTEIDAICNIENKLQQIKDDELFTLLHSLTLHLESNSKVNQKKLHSGIVIVNSGNSGFKSDENFRHKAMSHSPMQCTENSSEIELTLETIPLTQASIDSKNESNETEDANCNISKEIVNFSSEETLEVKEGLDSIKSAMQKIQDDLRGVYSLFENIRLSMHEEELEKVIVDINWRMNVIKDSYETLSDVKSFVYEILRSAELYYFNVLLENTSTDLIQSTDNKRIINQIMVAFISINAQSCRRCTCSRPCLTNELTEPQFLEIGRSLLKKFVNEDKEQCVGLCNGVPYMWRDYLPIYVKQHNILTNDILCQCLQIKDSIILSIILPLLDEKQWNLTAMYIKKIHEGQCLFCGKSIKIGNDEIPIQWTTVINEITRKQGSDTAMEILVNLEKAIPNVPIDKSIFQSLVFTKILHKHGMKHAINFNKNTLKLSEYSTVCSTKVRDQLIEVLEKDLGRSMDKNVFGNGAHHWGMQYQNKFSTCPCCTLFLQTPILLGNNGIAIFGCGHAYHVNCMIEKKITTCSLHSSL, encoded by the exons ATGCCGAAATTTCCTTACATCTTGTCAGAGTACGAAGAAATAAATTCTATTCTTTATAAGCCTATCAATTCGACTCAACGAATTAAG TATACATGTTTCAATGTGTCTCCCAGTTATATTATACTGGGTTCAACCAGTGgcagcatttatttgttttcaaGGACACCATGTTCCTTTTTACAACTGATACCTCTATCG GAAGGAGCAGTTTCTTGTGTTCTCATATCACCTGATGAAAGAATAGTTGCTCTAACAACAATACGTGGAGTAGTTTGTTTGGTGGCTTTAAAACCTTCCCCAAAGTTGATAGCTATCTCAGTAGAGCATATAAATGAACAAGTTAATTGCCTTTGTTGGAATGATAATAGTTCTGAAATATATATTGGAGATTGGAATGGTAAAATCTCTGTTATGGTGTTATCTATTTTTACA gtCAATGGTATGTTTCAAGCACCATCGTGTACTTTAATGACTTTAGATGCAGCAATTGTACAACTATCTTTTTCTTCACCTTTATTACTAGTTTCAACCCTAACACGTTGTTATATATGTGATACAGTACAAGAACAATACAAACAAGTAGGAAATAAAGCACGTAATGGGGTATTTGGTGCTTGTTTTTACAAAACATGTCTCACAAAAAATAATAGTGCTTTGGTTGTTCAGAAAGATGAAAGGTTAACCAATAAGAAAG GCTCTAGACTCTGGGAGGTGTCTGCAAATGGAGTTGTGATAAAAACTCATCAATTTAAAGAAGCATTAGCTATTGCACCTGTAAAAATATGTCAGTCGAATATTAGAGAATctatttatttaaaacatttggaACAAACGTGGACTCCGCAATCCATTAACTTTTCTCATTTGTTCATCATTGGAGAAAAGTATTTATTTTCATATACTTCCAGTGGTCTATATGTAATTGATCCTATCGCGGCAACGATAGTGTTATGGAACAATGAATTCTCAAATATAATCATGGCAGAGAGTATagagaataaaatatatttgatgACGTCCAATGGGGAATTTCATTGTTTAACATTGTCCTCTTTGGATACTTTGATATTACTACTGTATAATGGAAAAAAATATCAGGAATGTTTAGAAATATGTCTTGTGTATAAAACAGAGTTAAAAAAGTTAATAGATGGTACAGAGATTGATGCTATatgtaatattgaaaataagTTACAGCAGATTAAAGACGATGAATTGTTCACGTTATTACATTCTTTAACACTTCATCTGGAATCTAATTCGAAAGTAAATCAGAAGAAATTACATTCAGGTATTGTCATTGTTAATTCTGGAAATTCAGGTTTTAAGAGCGACGAGAATTTCAGGCATAAAGCTATGTCTCATTCCCCTATGCAATGCACTGAAAATTCTTCCGAAATCGAATTAACGTTAGAGACAATACCATTGACGCAAGCCTCGATTGATTCTAAAAATGAATCAAATGAAACTGAAGATGCAAATTGTAATATATCGAAAGAAATAGTAAATTTTTCTAGTGAAGAAACTTTAGAAGTTAAAGAAGGATTAGACTCAATTAAAAGTGCGATGCAAAAAATACAAGACGATTTGCGAGGTGTATATTCATTGTTTGAAAATATTAGACTTTCTATGCATGAAGAAGAACTAGAAAAAGTAATAGTAGATATAAATTGGAGGATGAATGTGATCAAAGATTCATATGAAACTTTATCGGATGTAAAAAGCTTTGTTTATGAAATATTGAGAAGTGCAGAGTTATATTATTTTAATGTTCTACTAGAAAACACTTCAACGGATTTAATCCAATCAACTGATAATAAACGTATAATAAATCAAATAATGGTAGCTTTTATTAGTATAAATGCACAAAGCTGCAGAAGGTGTACCTGTAGTAGGCCTTGCCTGACGAATGAATTAACAGAACCACAGTTCCTAGAAATTGGTAGATCTCTTcttaaaaaatttgtaaatgAAGATAAAGAGCAGTGTGTTGGTTTATGTAATGGAGTACCTTACATGTGGCGGGATTATTTGCCGATATATGTGAAGCAGCACAATATACTTACGAATGATATTTTGTGTCAGTGCCTTCAGATTAAAGATAGCATTATTCTCTCCATTATTCTACCTTTATTGGATGAAAAACAGTGGAATCTCACAGCAATGTACATAAAGAAAATTCATGAAGGGCAATGTTTGTTTTGCGGTAAATCTATAAAAATTGGAAACGATGAAATACCAATACAGTGGACTACTGTGATAAATGAAATTACGAGGAAACAAGGATCTGatactgctatggaaatattagTAAATTTAGAAAAAGCTATACCAAATGTTCCCATTGATAAAAG TATATTTCAATCCCTCgtatttacaaaaattttacATAAGCATGGAATGAAACATGCTATTAATTTCAACAAAAATACTCTTAAGTTGTCTGAATACAGTACAGTGTGTTCTACGAAG GTTCGGGATCAACTGATAGAAGTTCTGGAAAAAGATTTAGGTAGATCCATGGACAAAAATGTATTTGGAAACGGAGCACATCACTGGGGAATGCaatatcaaaataaattttctaCTTGTCCATGCTGCACCTTGTTTCTTCAAACACCGATTCTGTTAGGTAACAATGGAATCGCAATCTTTGGTTGCGGTCACGCTTATCACGTAAATTGTATGATAGAAAAAAAAATTACAACTTGCAGTCTTCACTCTTCATTGTAA
- the Pink gene encoding WD40 repeat domain-containing protein pink isoform X3, with protein MPKFPYILSEYEEINSILYKPINSTQRIKYTCFNVSPSYIILGSTSGSIYLFSRTPCSFLQLIPLSEGAVSCVLISPDERIVALTTIRGVVCLVALKPSPKLIAISVEHINEQVNCLCWNDNSSEIYIGDWNGKISVMVLSIFTVNGMFQAPSCTLMTLDAAIVQLSFSSPLLLVSTLTRCYICDTVQEQYKQVGNKARNGVFGACFYKTCLTKNNSALVVQKDERLTNKKGSFNFISTDNSNIQLESVPQIFCARPGSRLWEVSANGVVIKTHQFKEALAIAPVKICQSNIRESIYLKHLEQTWTPQSINFSHLFIIGEKYLFSYTSSGLYVIDPIAATIVLWNNEFSNIIMAESIENKIYLMTSNGEFHCLTLSSLDTLILLLYNGKKYQECLEICLVYKTELKKLIDGTEIDAICNIENKLQQIKDDELFTLLHSLTLHLESNSKVNQKKLHSGIVIVNSGNSGFKSDENFRHKAMSHSPMQCTENSSEIELTLETIPLTQASIDSKNESNETEDANCNISKEIVNFSSEETLEVKEGLDSIKSAMQKIQDDLRGVYSLFENIRLSMHEEELEKVIVDINWRMNVIKDSYETLSDVKSFVYEILRSAELYYFNVLLENTSTDLIQSTDNKRIINQIMVAFISINAQSCRRCTCSRPCLTNELTEPQFLEIGRSLLKKFVNEDKEQCVGLCNGVPYMWRDYLPIYVKQHNILTNDILCQCLQIKDSIILSIILPLLDEKQWNLTAMYIKKIHEGQCLFCGKSIKIGNDEIPIQWTTVINEITRKQGSDTAMEILVNLEKAIPNVPIDKRFGIN; from the exons ATGCCGAAATTTCCTTACATCTTGTCAGAGTACGAAGAAATAAATTCTATTCTTTATAAGCCTATCAATTCGACTCAACGAATTAAG TATACATGTTTCAATGTGTCTCCCAGTTATATTATACTGGGTTCAACCAGTGgcagcatttatttgttttcaaGGACACCATGTTCCTTTTTACAACTGATACCTCTATCG GAAGGAGCAGTTTCTTGTGTTCTCATATCACCTGATGAAAGAATAGTTGCTCTAACAACAATACGTGGAGTAGTTTGTTTGGTGGCTTTAAAACCTTCCCCAAAGTTGATAGCTATCTCAGTAGAGCATATAAATGAACAAGTTAATTGCCTTTGTTGGAATGATAATAGTTCTGAAATATATATTGGAGATTGGAATGGTAAAATCTCTGTTATGGTGTTATCTATTTTTACA gtCAATGGTATGTTTCAAGCACCATCGTGTACTTTAATGACTTTAGATGCAGCAATTGTACAACTATCTTTTTCTTCACCTTTATTACTAGTTTCAACCCTAACACGTTGTTATATATGTGATACAGTACAAGAACAATACAAACAAGTAGGAAATAAAGCACGTAATGGGGTATTTGGTGCTTGTTTTTACAAAACATGTCTCACAAAAAATAATAGTGCTTTGGTTGTTCAGAAAGATGAAAGGTTAACCAATAAGAAAGGTtcctttaattttatttctacGGATAACAGTAACATACAGTTAGAAAGTGTACCTCAAATATTTTGTGCTCGACCAGGCTCTAGACTCTGGGAGGTGTCTGCAAATGGAGTTGTGATAAAAACTCATCAATTTAAAGAAGCATTAGCTATTGCACCTGTAAAAATATGTCAGTCGAATATTAGAGAATctatttatttaaaacatttggaACAAACGTGGACTCCGCAATCCATTAACTTTTCTCATTTGTTCATCATTGGAGAAAAGTATTTATTTTCATATACTTCCAGTGGTCTATATGTAATTGATCCTATCGCGGCAACGATAGTGTTATGGAACAATGAATTCTCAAATATAATCATGGCAGAGAGTATagagaataaaatatatttgatgACGTCCAATGGGGAATTTCATTGTTTAACATTGTCCTCTTTGGATACTTTGATATTACTACTGTATAATGGAAAAAAATATCAGGAATGTTTAGAAATATGTCTTGTGTATAAAACAGAGTTAAAAAAGTTAATAGATGGTACAGAGATTGATGCTATatgtaatattgaaaataagTTACAGCAGATTAAAGACGATGAATTGTTCACGTTATTACATTCTTTAACACTTCATCTGGAATCTAATTCGAAAGTAAATCAGAAGAAATTACATTCAGGTATTGTCATTGTTAATTCTGGAAATTCAGGTTTTAAGAGCGACGAGAATTTCAGGCATAAAGCTATGTCTCATTCCCCTATGCAATGCACTGAAAATTCTTCCGAAATCGAATTAACGTTAGAGACAATACCATTGACGCAAGCCTCGATTGATTCTAAAAATGAATCAAATGAAACTGAAGATGCAAATTGTAATATATCGAAAGAAATAGTAAATTTTTCTAGTGAAGAAACTTTAGAAGTTAAAGAAGGATTAGACTCAATTAAAAGTGCGATGCAAAAAATACAAGACGATTTGCGAGGTGTATATTCATTGTTTGAAAATATTAGACTTTCTATGCATGAAGAAGAACTAGAAAAAGTAATAGTAGATATAAATTGGAGGATGAATGTGATCAAAGATTCATATGAAACTTTATCGGATGTAAAAAGCTTTGTTTATGAAATATTGAGAAGTGCAGAGTTATATTATTTTAATGTTCTACTAGAAAACACTTCAACGGATTTAATCCAATCAACTGATAATAAACGTATAATAAATCAAATAATGGTAGCTTTTATTAGTATAAATGCACAAAGCTGCAGAAGGTGTACCTGTAGTAGGCCTTGCCTGACGAATGAATTAACAGAACCACAGTTCCTAGAAATTGGTAGATCTCTTcttaaaaaatttgtaaatgAAGATAAAGAGCAGTGTGTTGGTTTATGTAATGGAGTACCTTACATGTGGCGGGATTATTTGCCGATATATGTGAAGCAGCACAATATACTTACGAATGATATTTTGTGTCAGTGCCTTCAGATTAAAGATAGCATTATTCTCTCCATTATTCTACCTTTATTGGATGAAAAACAGTGGAATCTCACAGCAATGTACATAAAGAAAATTCATGAAGGGCAATGTTTGTTTTGCGGTAAATCTATAAAAATTGGAAACGATGAAATACCAATACAGTGGACTACTGTGATAAATGAAATTACGAGGAAACAAGGATCTGatactgctatggaaatattagTAAATTTAGAAAAAGCTATACCAAATGTTCCCATTGATAAAAG GTTCGGGATCAACTGA
- the LOC143177661 gene encoding uncharacterized protein LOC143177661 has translation MKYGDSNLLGYAVFAFLLFFHVIRAESGATCKDQQGRSFESGIYYIPGPEPCTLCVCDNGNPKWCKAFVCKFAEEDCKSSRRGDICCEYICLDDTLSSISNDKTDGIGSSAADATANYDIGLRSVASFVTAVLSLSLLFFLIHRLRQRKIRVCVAGRQNRQLAEDQRNLGSMGYLERDGLSHGVPMDDIPCGANYPLWKPPSNYFPRGEAPPPYEEAVAAARAEQALLSMNPQVLPQLSFPTSYLANANSRTSISLVGNTQNVMSGSPSALICDSGIVDSSGLISTSSRPISNPNIYASYRQSNQNESLSPGVNVGTSTTSFTTGTSTYENLPTPIGISSIATQHSEVPAQPVSSSLQPNVLKNYQIHTTLPRQTGAFTISATLLNSSVTAHRTIPRTLTARSGTRLRDIMNNHSENEFLQSSSTDVASRNLVHSIQQRSSVMKDQEISKEKSSSSTVYEDMRIQSSASSSICGLQQNERQISDHKLEKSHDFKPPLNVANGINEEGSFESVTCTCSMQALPTLHDDTDDYRSECENCKSASGSRYYLDNEDELVTSPHETMTLHRRPDEATSSTTPQYYRTSLTLPTSTRQRTRSTSVRENWFNTMPQSSTESSDEN, from the exons ATGAAATACGGCGACAGTAACCTTCTCGGTTATGCAGTTTTCgcgtttcttctatttttccaTG TTATTCGAGCAGAAAGTGGCGCTACTTGCAAAGATCAACAGGGGCGATCTTTTGAAAGTGGTATATACTACATTCCTGGTCCAGAACCTTGTACACTGTGCGTTTGTGATAATGGCAATCCAAAGTGGTGTAAAGCATTTGTTTGCAAATTTGCAGAG GAAGATTGTAAATCTTCCCGACGAGGTGATATCTGTTGCGAGTATATTTGTTTGGACGATACATTGTCATCTATATCAAACGATAAAACAGATGGGATTGGCAGCAGTGCAGCAGATGCTACTGCAAATTATGATATAGGACTGCGATCTGTTGCTAGTTTTGTGACGGCTGTGTTGTCGTTGAGCctactattttttttaatacatcGCTTGCGTCAGAGAAAAATACGAG TTTGCGTGGCAGGAAGACAAAACAGACAGTTGGCAGAGGACCAAAGAAATTTAGGTAGTATGGGATATTTAGAACGGGACGGATTATCGCACGGTGTACCTATGGATGACATTCCATGTGGAGCCAATTATCCATTATGGAAACCACCCAGTAATTACTTTCCACGTGGAGAAGCCCCACCACCTTATGAAGAAGCTGTGGCAGCGGCACGAGCAGAACAAGCCCTTTTGTCGATGAATCCACAAGTGCTTCCTCAACTGAGTTTTCCAACTAGTTATTTGGCAAATGCCAATAGTCGTACTAGCATATCGCTGGTAGGAAATACACAAAATGTAATGAGTGGCAGTCCATCAGCGCTGATATGCGATAGCGGCATCGTTGACTCTTCAGGTTTAATATCGACATCGAGCAGACCAATTTCAAATCCAAACATATACGCTAGTTATCGTCAATCAAATCAAAACGAATCTCTATCCCCGGGTGTTAATGTAGGAACTTCTACTACAAGTTTTACCACGGGCACAAGTACTTATGAGAATTTGCCTACGCCAATTGGAATCTCAAGCATTGCTACCCAGCATTCTGAAGTACCTGCTCAGCCTGTATCATCCAGTTTACAGCCCAATGTTCTAAAAAATTATCAAATCCATACCACCCTTCCTCGTCAAACCGGCGCATTTACAATATCTGCCACCTTACTGAATTCTAGTGTTACTGCCCATCGTACAATACCCAGAACATTGACTGCTCGTTCTGGTACGAGATTACGAGACATTATGAACAATCATTCCGAGAATGAATTTTTACAATCATCGTCAACCGATGTTGCGTCAAGAAATTTAGTGCATTCCATACAACAACGCTCATCTGTAATGAAGGATCAAGAAATTTCCAAGGAGAAATCCAGTTCAAGTACAGTTTATGAGGACATGCGGATACAGTCTTCTGCTTCTTCGTCAATCTGTGGGCTACAACAAAATGAAAGGCAAATTTCAGATCATAAGCTCGAAAAATCACATGATTTTAAG CCGCCATTAAACGTAGCTAATGGAATTAATGAAGAGGGAAGTTTTGAATCGGTAACATGTACGTGTAGTATGCAAGCTCTTCCTACGCTTCACGACGATACCGATGACTATAGAAGCGAATGTGAGAATTGCAAGAGTGCGAGCGGTTCTCGTTACTACTTAGACAACGAGGACGAATTAGTTACTTCTCCTCACGAAACTATGACGTTACATAGAAGACCGGATGAAGCAACGTCAAGTACCACGCCTCAGTACTATCGAACTTCGCTTACACTGCCTACAAGTACTCGCCAGCGGACAAG GAGTACAAGCGTTCGAGAAAATTGGTTCAATACCATGCCACAAAGTTCTACAGAATCATCGGACGAAAACTGA